The proteins below are encoded in one region of Triticum aestivum cultivar Chinese Spring chromosome 1B, IWGSC CS RefSeq v2.1, whole genome shotgun sequence:
- the LOC123123526 gene encoding uncharacterized protein, translating to MFRRSVGSLLARRFAPRATPRTAPARSLHSLTDLAVGDGLLNAYVLAACALAGGGGGLVIRHFKEGTGVDGSAAAGKLNHNVKFKKPDMKERFERWIVVHGKTYRDEEEKAMRFELFKASLESVESQLPSVEESGVLPGVSCFADFTDEEIRNLLAFPDGIDESEYDEMVKSAWAKQQKGMKTGEPLKWRPGMTQGDMRATQGSA from the exons ATGTTCCGGCGGTCTGTCGGTTCCCTCCTCGCACGGAGGTTCGCGCCACGTGCGACCCCAAGGACTGCTCCTGCGCGCTCTCTCCACTCCTTG ACGGATCTCGCCGTCGGTGATGGCCTTCTTAATGCTTATGTTCTTGCCGCGTGTGCGTTGGCTGGTGGTGGTGGGGGGTTGGTGATTCGGCATTTCAAGGAAGGCACAGGTGTTGATGGATCAG CTGCTGCTGGCAAGCTGAACCACAATGTCAAGTTTAAGAAGCCGGACATGAAGGAGAGGTTTGAGCGTTGGATCGTCGTGCACGGAAAGACATACCGAGATGAGGAAGAGAAGGCTATGCGGTTCGAATTGTTCAAGGCCTCCCTCGAGAGTGTGGAATCGCAGCTCCCGTCGGTCGAGGAGAGTGGTGTGCTTCCAGGGGTAAGCTGTTTTGCAGACTTTACAGATGAGGAGATTCGGAACTTGCTGGCCTTTCCCGACGGAATTGACGAGTCTGAGTACGACGAGATGGTCAAGTCTGCCTGGGCCAAGCAACAGAAAG GAATGAAAACAGGAGAGCCATTGAAATGGAGGCCAGGTATGACTCAGGGCGACATGCGGGCAACTCAAGGTTCTGCATAG